A part of Hippea maritima DSM 10411 genomic DNA contains:
- a CDS encoding HD domain-containing protein, whose protein sequence is MKHIIEDIYLTEIAAIAKKLNTEIYLVGGAIRDALLKRQTNDYDFVVFGDIEGLAKAVAHLFGCKTVKYNKKLLTYRVFCKIKTLDFSAPRGKNIQEDLKFRDFTINSIAFDLNSNTLIDPLGAKEDLRKGIIKANSPNSIKEDPLRILRGFRLAALFRFDIDPRTILLFRKHVELLNRVSKERITQELKLFFNLNETFTYLLIMDKVGIIDTLFEDLSFTNGCIQSNYHLFDVKTHSLSVYNYIEWAYNRLARILGKAHKKYLPHLTTEKERLFCSLKLAALFHDAAKPFCKVVTPEGKIQFPLHAEQSYELFEKYAKAYSFGKKIIKLTRFFIKNHIKPAYLYQAWSNSELTELQKVDFFLRYKEYGIDLLFFALADTLAKGKISASKRDVYIMFLQEMADYFYKHIQPKFKTKPLIEAKEILTLYPSLEKSKLKHILFEIKKLQIAKAINTKEEAGKLLKHLV, encoded by the coding sequence ATGAAACATATAATAGAGGATATATACCTAACAGAGATTGCAGCCATAGCAAAGAAACTCAATACAGAAATATATTTAGTCGGGGGAGCAATAAGAGATGCATTACTTAAGCGGCAAACGAACGATTACGATTTTGTCGTTTTTGGAGATATTGAGGGGCTGGCAAAAGCTGTAGCTCACCTGTTTGGATGCAAAACCGTAAAATATAACAAGAAACTTTTAACTTACAGAGTTTTTTGTAAAATAAAAACGTTGGATTTTTCAGCACCAAGAGGAAAAAATATACAAGAAGATTTAAAATTTAGAGATTTTACCATAAACTCCATAGCTTTTGATCTAAACTCAAACACCCTAATAGATCCGTTAGGGGCAAAAGAAGACCTAAGAAAGGGCATAATAAAGGCAAACAGCCCAAATTCTATAAAAGAAGACCCCCTGAGAATATTAAGAGGATTCAGGCTTGCTGCACTTTTCAGATTCGATATAGACCCCAGAACAATCCTGCTTTTTAGAAAACATGTAGAGCTTTTAAATAGGGTCTCTAAAGAGAGAATAACACAGGAGTTAAAGCTGTTCTTTAACCTAAATGAAACTTTCACCTATCTTTTAATTATGGATAAAGTCGGCATAATAGACACGCTGTTCGAAGATCTATCATTCACAAACGGCTGCATTCAGAGCAACTACCACCTATTTGACGTGAAAACACATTCCTTAAGCGTTTACAACTATATAGAATGGGCTTACAATAGGCTTGCAAGAATACTTGGTAAAGCCCATAAAAAATACCTGCCTCATCTAACAACAGAGAAAGAAAGGTTATTTTGCTCCCTAAAACTTGCCGCTTTATTCCATGATGCAGCTAAGCCGTTTTGTAAGGTCGTAACCCCTGAAGGTAAAATCCAGTTTCCTCTGCATGCGGAGCAAAGCTATGAGTTATTTGAGAAATATGCAAAAGCTTACTCATTCGGCAAAAAAATCATAAAACTAACCCGCTTTTTTATAAAAAACCACATAAAACCAGCATACCTATATCAAGCCTGGAGTAATTCTGAGCTCACAGAACTTCAAAAGGTTGATTTTTTCTTAAGATACAAAGAATACGGCATAGACCTGTTATTCTTTGCTTTAGCTGATACACTTGCAAAGGGTAAAATAAGCGCATCAAAAAGGGATGTTTATATAATGTTTCTACAAGAGATGGCAGACTATTTTTACAAGCATATACAACCGAAATTTAAAACAAAACCGCTTATAGAAGCAAAAGAAATACTAACACTTTACCCCTCATTAGAAAAATCCAAGCTAAAACACATCCTATTCGAAATAAAAAAACTCCAGATAGCCAAAGCAATAAACACCAAAGAAGAAGCAGGGAAACTCCTAAAACACCTCGTTTAG
- a CDS encoding slipin family protein: MFFFVLVAIVVAVLLTSIRVIKEYERAVIFRLGRVIGAKGPGIFFLWPIIDSMTKVNLRLMTVEIQPQDVITKDNVTIKISAVVYFKVVDPVKSVIQVNNYFYAIEQLSQTTLRSICGQAELDKLLSEREKINTEIQEILDKHSDSWGVKVTLVELKQIDLPQDMQRAMARQAEAERDRRAKVISAEGEYQAAKKLREAAQIISEYPQALQLRYLQTLNEISAKNNTTTILPIPLDLIRGFSQKE, from the coding sequence ATGTTTTTCTTTGTCTTAGTAGCAATAGTGGTAGCCGTATTACTTACATCTATTAGAGTCATAAAAGAATACGAAAGGGCTGTAATATTTAGATTAGGAAGAGTTATTGGAGCAAAAGGTCCAGGTATATTCTTCTTATGGCCTATAATAGATTCCATGACAAAGGTAAATCTTAGACTCATGACCGTGGAGATTCAACCTCAAGATGTTATAACCAAAGACAATGTAACAATAAAAATCAGTGCCGTTGTTTACTTTAAAGTTGTAGATCCAGTGAAAAGCGTTATTCAGGTAAACAACTATTTCTATGCCATTGAGCAGCTATCCCAAACTACCCTAAGGAGCATTTGCGGTCAGGCTGAACTCGATAAACTTTTATCTGAAAGAGAAAAGATAAACACGGAAATTCAAGAAATTTTAGACAAACATTCGGATAGCTGGGGGGTTAAGGTAACATTGGTTGAACTAAAGCAGATAGACCTACCCCAAGACATGCAGCGAGCTATGGCAAGACAGGCTGAGGCAGAAAGAGACAGAAGGGCCAAAGTTATCTCAGCAGAAGGTGAGTATCAGGCAGCAAAAAAACTCAGGGAAGCCGCTCAGATTATATCAGAATATCCGCAAGCATTACAGCTGCGCTATCTACAAACCCTAAATGAAATATCAGCAAAAAACAATACAACTACAATACTCCCCATACCACTAGATTTAATTAGGGGTTTCTCACAGAAAGAATAA
- a CDS encoding NfeD family protein, with the protein MRLFIEFLIVFSFVLVIIELIINSGGIFAFSGITAFIFSMILLFIMDVQIPKLFLDITIPSFIVLSTISIIAVILAYKAYKKKPIIGENAMIGKEGLCIKEITPHNEGQIEINGEIWRATSNQHIKKGEKIKVVFQNSLKLTVKRS; encoded by the coding sequence ATGCGTCTATTTATTGAATTCCTTATAGTATTTTCTTTTGTGCTTGTAATAATAGAACTCATAATCAACAGTGGAGGTATTTTTGCATTTAGTGGAATAACCGCATTCATATTTAGCATGATCCTACTTTTTATAATGGATGTGCAAATTCCAAAGCTATTTTTGGATATAACAATACCATCATTTATAGTTCTATCCACGATAAGCATAATTGCTGTTATTCTGGCATATAAGGCATATAAAAAGAAACCCATAATAGGTGAAAACGCTATGATAGGCAAAGAGGGGCTCTGCATAAAAGAAATAACCCCCCACAATGAAGGTCAAATAGAAATCAATGGCGAAATATGGCGTGCAACATCAAATCAACACATAAAAAAAGGTGAAAAAATTAAGGTAGTATTTCAAAATTCTTTAAAATTAACAGTAAAAAGGAGTTAG
- a CDS encoding ATP-binding protein has product MKCIRCKKEAEVELKSHNAAFCRDCFLLFFYNQLNKAVKQFKMFDKEDKILIAVSGGKDSMSLWSALLELGYNTTALFVDLGIGGFSELARSKVEAFSDRFDAPLRVVELKKEGIPIPEVVKKIKRPACAVCGRIKRYYFNTEGLKGGFDVLATGHNLDDETSRLFSNVLHWKMEYLEDQSPVLPSEEGLLKKVKPFFRLTEFEIAAYAFFKNIDYLTSGCPFSKGATFSTYKRHLNRIEYDSPATKIDFYQGFLKNLRPLLNKKNKEELTRCRVCGYPTFGEVCFVCRLKGLA; this is encoded by the coding sequence ATGAAGTGTATAAGATGCAAGAAAGAGGCTGAGGTTGAACTAAAAAGCCATAATGCTGCTTTTTGTAGGGATTGCTTTTTGCTTTTTTTCTATAACCAACTCAATAAAGCTGTAAAGCAATTTAAGATGTTTGATAAAGAAGATAAGATTCTTATTGCCGTATCGGGCGGAAAAGACAGTATGTCTCTATGGTCGGCTTTGCTTGAGCTTGGCTATAATACTACAGCTTTGTTTGTTGATTTAGGGATAGGGGGGTTTAGTGAGCTTGCAAGGAGTAAAGTTGAGGCTTTTTCTGATAGGTTTGATGCCCCTCTTAGGGTGGTTGAGCTAAAAAAAGAGGGTATTCCTATACCAGAAGTGGTTAAAAAAATAAAAAGGCCTGCATGTGCTGTTTGTGGCAGAATTAAGCGTTATTATTTTAATACCGAAGGCTTAAAAGGTGGGTTTGATGTGCTTGCTACCGGACATAACTTGGACGATGAAACATCAAGACTGTTTTCCAATGTTTTACATTGGAAAATGGAGTATTTAGAGGATCAATCCCCTGTATTGCCTTCTGAGGAAGGTTTATTAAAAAAAGTGAAGCCATTTTTTAGATTAACGGAGTTTGAAATAGCAGCTTATGCATTTTTTAAAAATATAGATTATTTGACCAGCGGCTGTCCCTTCAGCAAGGGTGCAACATTTTCTACATACAAAAGGCATTTAAATAGGATAGAGTATGATTCACCTGCAACAAAAATTGACTTTTATCAAGGGTTTTTGAAAAATTTAAGACCACTCTTAAACAAGAAAAACAAAGAGGAGCTCACTCGTTGCAGGGTTTGTGGGTATCCTACATTTGGTGAGGTTTGTTTTGTTTGTAGACTTAAGGGTCTGGCTTAG
- the priA gene encoding replication restart helicase PriA encodes MFYYRVLFPLAIDRGFVYKSDRHIELGSRVLVDFKGRQRIGIVWSDSEKPDYNAKPILDVPDDKPVITKELLNTLKFFSFYFLSKEGLFLKSALPKKLFGVKNGIDLEVENSNPVFNKRPFELSKEQKNIIQSIKLNEFSVNLIFGVTGSGKTEVYLSLIEEVLKNGKKSVVLVPEIALTPQYIEVFSFRFSHEFLSIIHSRLTPKQKFDNWLAFNKGLKPILIGTRSAIFSNFTDVGLVVVDEENDESYKQDSQPLYNAKDIAIYRAKQIGIPVILSSATPLLEDYYKAKTGKFRLFEMKKRVGKTKLPDVEFVRLESGEIFAQDTLDAIENTLKNNKTVAVLINRRGFSNYLVCGDCGYVFLCPNCSVSLKFHKSENTLKCHWCDSSFEVFDKCPKCGSPNVLQRGVGSQMVEEVLSLKFPDSKIERFDRDSTSRKGAFERIVNDLRAGKIDILIGTQMLSKGHDISQIGLVVVVDFESLFVMPDFRAEERAVSLIMQTAGRSGRKEPGRVIIQLSSEDNPFVEFIKRHDFKGFAEEELKLREALSYPPFKRIIRVISESTSKEKSYELINFAKDKLSKRLNLLGPSKCPIFKLRNKYRYHIIIKSLSIVNDISFIKEQLYSKEGLYFDVDPISFF; translated from the coding sequence GTGTTTTACTATAGGGTTTTATTTCCTTTGGCTATAGATAGAGGTTTTGTGTACAAAAGCGATAGGCATATAGAGTTAGGCAGCAGGGTTTTGGTTGATTTTAAAGGTAGGCAAAGAATTGGAATTGTTTGGTCAGATAGCGAAAAACCAGACTACAATGCAAAACCTATATTGGATGTACCAGACGACAAGCCTGTAATAACTAAAGAACTTTTAAATACGCTCAAGTTTTTTTCATTCTATTTTTTAAGCAAAGAGGGGCTATTTCTAAAAAGTGCCCTTCCTAAAAAGCTTTTTGGAGTCAAAAACGGCATAGATTTAGAAGTAGAAAACTCTAACCCTGTTTTTAACAAGCGGCCTTTTGAGTTATCCAAAGAGCAAAAAAACATAATTCAGAGCATAAAACTAAACGAATTTTCGGTAAACCTCATATTTGGAGTTACTGGAAGTGGGAAGACGGAAGTTTATTTAAGCTTAATTGAGGAGGTTTTAAAAAACGGCAAAAAATCCGTTGTACTTGTGCCTGAAATTGCCTTAACCCCTCAATATATAGAGGTCTTTTCCTTTAGGTTTTCTCATGAGTTTTTAAGTATAATTCACTCAAGGCTTACGCCAAAACAGAAATTCGACAATTGGCTTGCTTTCAATAAAGGTTTAAAACCTATTTTGATAGGTACTCGTTCTGCAATCTTTTCGAATTTTACAGATGTTGGTTTGGTTGTGGTGGATGAAGAAAATGATGAGTCGTATAAACAGGATAGCCAGCCGCTTTATAATGCCAAGGATATAGCAATATACAGGGCAAAACAGATAGGAATACCGGTGATTTTGAGCTCTGCCACTCCTTTGCTTGAGGACTACTACAAGGCCAAGACAGGTAAGTTTAGGCTATTTGAGATGAAAAAACGAGTAGGAAAAACAAAACTTCCCGATGTTGAGTTTGTAAGACTTGAATCGGGTGAAATATTTGCTCAAGATACACTTGATGCTATTGAGAACACCCTTAAAAACAACAAGACGGTTGCGGTTCTTATAAATAGAAGAGGCTTTTCTAACTACCTGGTCTGCGGTGATTGCGGCTATGTTTTCTTATGTCCCAATTGTAGCGTATCTTTAAAATTTCACAAAAGTGAGAATACACTCAAATGCCATTGGTGTGACAGCTCTTTTGAAGTATTTGATAAATGTCCCAAATGCGGATCCCCAAATGTTCTTCAGAGGGGCGTAGGTTCTCAAATGGTGGAGGAGGTTCTAAGTTTAAAATTCCCAGATTCTAAAATTGAAAGGTTTGATAGGGATTCAACCTCAAGAAAGGGCGCATTTGAGAGGATAGTGAATGATTTAAGGGCTGGCAAGATAGATATACTTATAGGCACGCAGATGTTGTCTAAGGGGCATGATATATCACAGATAGGGCTTGTCGTTGTAGTTGATTTTGAGTCTCTTTTTGTGATGCCTGATTTTAGGGCTGAAGAGAGAGCAGTTTCTCTGATTATGCAAACGGCAGGGAGAAGCGGAAGAAAGGAGCCGGGAAGGGTTATCATTCAACTTTCTTCTGAAGATAATCCGTTTGTTGAGTTTATAAAAAGACACGATTTTAAAGGTTTTGCAGAAGAAGAATTGAAACTTAGAGAGGCATTGAGTTATCCACCATTTAAAAGGATTATAAGGGTTATCTCTGAATCTACAAGTAAGGAAAAGTCATATGAGCTTATAAATTTCGCCAAAGATAAATTAAGCAAAAGACTTAATCTATTAGGCCCATCAAAATGTCCTATATTTAAATTGAGAAACAAATATAGATATCATATAATTATAAAAAGTTTATCTATTGTAAACGATATATCTTTCATAAAGGAGCAGCTTTATTCAAAAGAGGGTCTCTATTTTGATGTTGACCCTATTAGCTTTTTTTAA
- the rpsU gene encoding 30S ribosomal protein S21, whose protein sequence is MPGVIVREDENFEEALKRFKKQCERAGILSEIKKRERYEKPSERRKKKALAARKKLLKRLKMMKRR, encoded by the coding sequence TTGCCAGGCGTTATTGTTAGAGAAGATGAGAACTTCGAGGAAGCTTTAAAGAGATTCAAGAAACAGTGTGAAAGGGCTGGTATACTCTCAGAGATTAAAAAGAGGGAGAGATACGAAAAGCCCAGTGAGAGAAGAAAGAAGAAAGCTTTGGCCGCAAGGAAAAAGCTCCTTAAACGCCTCAAAATGATGAAAAGGAGGTAG
- a CDS encoding Rqc2 family fibronectin-binding protein — translation MNHYLFKYAIELSKKIFINKRLKQIDFHPLGIFSISFFDEKHRLFFSLLPQNSFLMPFDRVLGETVKDELNFFVSLRKRLKGLKLVNIEQNYSERVAYFIFEDKRGLMVSKFKLVFEIMGRNSNLVLLNGNDMVLQAYKYLDNSRQLLSKKPYSPPVSDMPDVLRDDIKKLLLRFKHSEDILGFPLNLRRMIKNDNEFLAFIRTVREAFDKGEFELYLYPKNEVYPFYLPYAIRKLDVSFLYELFVIRPQRIRFENLKSNLKKVFTRRLGSLNRRLKKVEDELKRAENYEKYRIYAENLFAKPNLDVGYRNFIELEDLYTKKPLKIPLNPNLNLFDNAQNYYKKYKKAKHSVSIVKDRLKETLMEIDFLNQLIFDLENATTMDDFEDVKEIASKEGVVKLYTKGRKKTKKDYLPYEHINIDGYDVYIGKNARGNDIVSLKLASKDDLWFHAKNIASAHLILKTPSKLQDIDDDVKMKIARIVACRSKAKKSEMVDVDYTLAKYVRKPKHAKMGMVIYTNFKTIRVKKDECS, via the coding sequence ATGAATCACTACTTATTCAAATACGCCATAGAGTTATCCAAGAAGATATTCATAAATAAAAGGCTAAAACAGATAGATTTCCACCCTTTAGGTATTTTTAGCATATCTTTTTTTGATGAGAAACATAGGCTTTTCTTTAGCCTATTGCCTCAAAATAGTTTTTTAATGCCATTTGATAGAGTTTTAGGAGAAACTGTAAAGGATGAACTGAACTTCTTTGTATCTTTAAGGAAGAGACTCAAGGGTTTAAAGCTTGTGAATATTGAGCAGAACTATTCAGAGAGGGTTGCTTATTTTATTTTTGAGGACAAAAGGGGGTTAATGGTTTCTAAGTTTAAGCTTGTCTTTGAAATTATGGGGCGAAACAGTAATTTAGTTTTACTTAATGGAAATGATATGGTATTACAGGCATACAAGTATTTGGATAACTCCCGACAATTACTTTCAAAAAAGCCTTATTCTCCGCCGGTTTCAGATATGCCAGATGTTTTGAGGGATGATATAAAAAAGCTCTTGCTTAGATTTAAACACTCTGAGGATATACTTGGATTTCCTCTGAATTTAAGAAGAATGATAAAGAATGATAATGAGTTTTTAGCTTTTATAAGAACTGTTAGGGAAGCATTTGATAAAGGTGAGTTTGAGCTTTATCTGTATCCAAAAAATGAGGTTTACCCTTTTTATTTGCCATACGCTATAAGAAAGCTGGATGTTAGCTTTCTGTATGAGCTTTTTGTTATTAGACCTCAAAGGATACGATTTGAGAACTTAAAATCAAACTTAAAAAAGGTATTTACAAGAAGGTTGGGTTCGTTAAACAGAAGACTTAAGAAGGTTGAAGATGAGCTAAAGAGGGCGGAGAATTACGAGAAGTATAGAATTTATGCTGAAAACCTGTTTGCAAAACCAAATTTGGATGTAGGGTATAGGAACTTTATTGAGCTTGAGGATTTATATACAAAAAAACCTTTAAAGATTCCGCTAAACCCCAATCTAAATCTATTTGATAATGCCCAGAATTACTACAAAAAATATAAAAAAGCGAAACATAGTGTTTCCATAGTTAAAGATAGGCTTAAAGAAACCCTTATGGAGATAGATTTTTTAAATCAGCTCATCTTTGATTTAGAAAACGCTACCACAATGGATGATTTTGAGGATGTGAAAGAGATAGCATCAAAGGAGGGTGTAGTAAAGCTCTACACTAAAGGCAGGAAAAAAACAAAAAAGGATTATTTGCCCTATGAGCATATAAATATTGATGGTTATGATGTGTATATAGGCAAGAACGCCAGAGGCAATGATATTGTTAGCCTGAAGCTTGCCTCCAAAGATGATTTGTGGTTTCATGCAAAGAACATAGCTTCGGCGCATTTAATATTAAAGACGCCGTCAAAGTTGCAAGATATAGACGATGATGTTAAAATGAAAATTGCACGGATTGTTGCTTGTAGGAGTAAAGCGAAAAAATCAGAGATGGTGGATGTAGATTATACACTTGCAAAATACGTGAGAAAGCCTAAGCATGCAAAAATGGGAATGGTAATTTATACAAATTTCAAAACAATAAGGGTAAAGAAGGATGAATGTAGTTGA
- a CDS encoding CvpA family protein produces MNVVDIALGLFILVLAVRGLIRGLIKEVFGLAALFGGVFGAHVFGRGFGSYIVHTISVSPVVAYGFAFFSVFLFIYLILIFLGYILSSMAKKIELGGLDMFFGFVFGAFKGLLIIAVVAFVLDTFPSFRELSIQMKRGSYIYAFVDKRLDNIEMVRLINRLKNQKIIKKSGG; encoded by the coding sequence ATGAATGTAGTTGATATAGCATTAGGTCTTTTTATACTTGTCTTGGCTGTTAGAGGTCTTATAAGAGGGCTTATAAAAGAGGTTTTTGGTTTAGCAGCTCTGTTTGGCGGTGTTTTTGGTGCTCATGTGTTCGGTAGAGGTTTTGGCAGCTATATAGTTCATACAATTTCGGTATCACCCGTTGTTGCCTACGGCTTTGCATTTTTCTCTGTTTTTTTATTTATTTATCTAATTTTGATATTCTTGGGCTATATACTTTCTTCTATGGCAAAGAAGATAGAGCTTGGTGGTCTTGATATGTTTTTTGGTTTTGTATTTGGTGCGTTTAAAGGATTGCTTATAATAGCAGTTGTTGCATTTGTTTTAGATACCTTTCCTTCTTTTAGGGAATTATCAATACAAATGAAGAGGGGTTCGTATATTTATGCATTTGTTGATAAGAGGTTGGATAATATTGAGATGGTTAGACTCATAAATAGACTTAAAAATCAGAAAATTATCAAGAAGTCAGGGGGCTAA